The proteins below are encoded in one region of Peribacillus muralis:
- the mutS gene encoding DNA mismatch repair protein MutS, which translates to MAGYTPMIQQYLKIKAEYQDAFLFFRLGDFYEMFFDDALNASQELEITLTSREGGSEDRIPMCGIPYHSAANYIDILIEKGFKVAICEQTEDPKQAKGVVRREVVQLITPGTKMDSKGLREKENNYIATITSFADGQFGFGYNDLSTGENKVTLIESFEEVLNEFAILGASEVVIADDFDEEWKKKLQERGAAALSIENNQIESESFLSLLQQLKDQKQAVTSSRLLNYLYRTQKRSLDHLQPVLAYETSQYMKIDYYSKRNLELTETIRSKGKKGSLLWLLDETKTAMGGRMLKQWIDRPLINKKQIERRQSLVETLKNQYFERQDLRERLKEVYDLERLAGRVAFGNVNARDLIQLKRSLQQVPIIREIVKSMASNHDISVLAEKLDPCEEVTDLLETALVENPPLSVKEGNIIQDGFHKELDTYRDASRNGKTWIAQLERQERERTGIKSLKIGYNRVFGYYIEVTRANLHLLEEGRYERKQTLTNAERYITPELKEKEALILQAEEKSIGLEYDLFLNLREEVKSYIPRLQDLAKGVSELDVLQCFATISEERHYVKPVFSDSRRIVLKEGRHPVVEKVLQSQEYVPNDCMMDAERELLLITGPNMSGKSTYMRQVALTSILAQIGCFVSASIAELPIFDKVFTRIGAADDLISGQSTFMVEMLEARNAIMNATENSLILFDEIGRGTSTYDGMALAQAIIEYIHEEIGAKTLFSTHYHELTVLASELPKLSNIHVSAIEQNGNVVFLHKIKEGPADKSYGIHVAKLADLPKPLIERAAAILTHLEKENGQAKATPEQPVEQVRAAAEEVPESADEAQLSFFGEEAPKGKATSSPKEKKVLDDIKSLDILEMTPLEAMNILYKLQKKLK; encoded by the coding sequence ATGGCTGGATATACTCCGATGATACAGCAATATTTAAAAATTAAGGCAGAGTATCAAGATGCCTTTTTATTTTTTCGTTTAGGCGATTTTTATGAGATGTTTTTTGATGATGCACTGAATGCCTCGCAGGAGCTTGAAATCACATTGACGAGCCGGGAAGGTGGAAGTGAAGATAGGATTCCGATGTGTGGCATCCCATATCACTCGGCTGCTAACTATATTGATATTTTGATAGAAAAAGGGTTTAAGGTAGCCATATGTGAACAGACGGAAGACCCAAAACAAGCAAAGGGTGTAGTGCGCAGGGAAGTGGTCCAGCTGATTACACCGGGAACGAAAATGGATAGCAAAGGCCTTCGTGAAAAGGAAAACAATTATATTGCCACCATCACTTCATTTGCTGATGGTCAATTCGGATTCGGATACAATGATCTTTCAACAGGGGAAAATAAGGTAACTTTGATTGAGAGTTTCGAAGAAGTTCTCAATGAATTTGCGATCCTTGGTGCAAGCGAAGTGGTCATTGCAGATGATTTCGATGAAGAATGGAAAAAAAAGCTCCAAGAACGGGGAGCTGCGGCCTTATCTATCGAGAATAACCAAATCGAAAGCGAGTCGTTTCTTTCCCTACTGCAGCAATTGAAAGACCAAAAACAAGCTGTAACCTCCTCACGTTTATTGAATTATTTATATCGTACACAAAAGCGCAGTCTGGATCATTTACAGCCAGTGCTGGCTTATGAAACGTCACAATATATGAAAATTGATTATTATAGTAAACGGAACTTGGAATTGACCGAAACCATTCGTTCCAAAGGAAAGAAAGGTTCATTATTATGGCTGCTTGATGAGACGAAAACGGCGATGGGCGGAAGGATGCTGAAACAATGGATTGATAGGCCGCTCATTAACAAAAAACAGATCGAGCGGAGACAGAGCCTTGTTGAAACCTTGAAAAATCAATACTTCGAACGGCAGGATTTACGTGAACGCCTGAAGGAAGTCTACGACTTGGAGCGACTTGCCGGAAGGGTCGCCTTTGGTAATGTTAATGCAAGGGACCTGATTCAGTTGAAACGCTCCTTGCAGCAGGTTCCGATCATCCGTGAAATCGTCAAGTCGATGGCCTCCAATCACGACATATCGGTTCTTGCCGAGAAATTGGATCCGTGTGAAGAAGTGACCGATCTGCTGGAAACTGCATTGGTTGAGAATCCGCCATTGTCCGTCAAGGAAGGGAATATCATTCAGGATGGTTTCCATAAGGAGCTGGATACATACAGGGATGCCAGCCGTAACGGAAAAACGTGGATTGCTCAGCTTGAACGCCAAGAGCGCGAACGCACAGGAATCAAATCATTGAAAATTGGTTATAATCGTGTGTTTGGCTATTATATCGAAGTCACACGTGCCAACTTGCATTTGCTTGAAGAAGGGCGTTACGAACGGAAGCAAACGTTAACGAATGCTGAACGCTATATTACGCCTGAATTAAAAGAAAAGGAAGCTTTGATTTTACAAGCAGAAGAAAAAAGCATTGGTTTGGAATATGACTTATTTCTTAATCTGCGTGAAGAGGTCAAGAGCTATATCCCTCGTTTACAGGATCTAGCCAAAGGCGTCAGTGAACTGGATGTCTTGCAATGCTTTGCGACGATTAGTGAAGAACGTCATTATGTGAAGCCTGTCTTTTCGGATAGCCGGAGAATCGTTTTGAAGGAAGGACGTCATCCGGTAGTGGAAAAAGTGCTCCAATCACAGGAATATGTCCCCAATGACTGCATGATGGATGCTGAGCGGGAGCTGCTTCTGATAACAGGACCCAATATGTCAGGGAAAAGCACATATATGCGCCAGGTTGCACTGACATCAATATTGGCGCAAATTGGCTGCTTCGTGTCGGCAAGCATAGCGGAATTGCCTATTTTTGATAAAGTATTCACCCGGATTGGCGCGGCAGATGATTTGATTTCAGGTCAGAGCACATTCATGGTCGAGATGCTTGAAGCAAGAAATGCGATCATGAATGCAACAGAAAATAGCTTGATATTATTCGATGAGATCGGACGGGGTACATCCACATATGATGGGATGGCACTTGCTCAGGCCATCATTGAATATATACATGAAGAAATTGGGGCAAAGACCCTTTTTTCAACGCATTATCACGAATTGACTGTCCTGGCATCGGAATTGCCTAAGTTAAGTAATATACATGTCAGTGCAATTGAGCAAAACGGAAATGTCGTTTTCCTTCATAAAATTAAAGAAGGCCCGGCGGATAAAAGCTACGGAATCCATGTAGCCAAGCTAGCTGACTTACCAAAGCCTTTAATTGAGCGTGCGGCAGCGATTTTAACACATTTGGAAAAGGAAAATGGACAAGCAAAGGCCACGCCGGAACAGCCGGTTGAGCAGGTAAGAGCTGCTGCCGAAGAGGTTCCGGAATCGGCAGATGAGGCACAGCTTTCCTTCTTTGGCGAAGAAGCTCCTAAAGGAAAAGCGACTTCCTCACCTAAGGAAAAAAAGGTGTTGGATGATATTAAATCTCTTGATATTCTTGAAATGACGCCGCTAGAGGCGATGAATATCCTGTACAAACTACAGAAGAAGCTGAAATGA
- the mutL gene encoding DNA mismatch repair endonuclease MutL: MGKIIQLDESLSNKIAAGEVVERPASVVKELVENAIDANSTIIEIELVEAGLGSIRIVDNGDGILADDVEAAFKRHATSKIKDENDLFRIRTLGFRGEAMPSIASVSRFEMKTSTGDGAGTRILLEGGLISELEASSSRKGTDILVSDLFYNTPARLKYMKTIHTELGNITDVANRLALSHPDVSIRLSHNEKRILHTNGNGDVRQVLAAIYGTNIAKKMIPVQASSLDFTLSGYIVMPEITRASRNYISTMINGRFIKNYALVKAILDGYHTLLPIGRFPIALLNIEMDPILVDVNVHPSKMEVRLSKEQELYSLVSETIKSAFKKLSLIPSGYAPPAPKPEQVKSEQTTLDLDHVVESGKRVLEEAKKEASLLKDTLIREKQEQKNHENFIAGFNLEPIKELIYSNEDQQQMADVYIPVLPEGESKPYYESAEKYTTYTVEQEAEEEEEEDVPASRVPPMYPIGQMHGTYIFAQNENGLYIIDQHAAQERIKYEYFKEKVGQVENELQDMLVPITLEFSTDQCIRINEYRHELEKVGVYLEEFGYNAYIVRSHPQWFPKGIEQEILEEMIEQLLMMKKVDIKKLREEAAIMMSCKASIKANRHLRNDEIQALLDELRRTTDPFTCPHGRPIIISYSIYEMEKMFKRVM; the protein is encoded by the coding sequence ATGGGAAAAATCATCCAGCTGGACGAGTCTTTATCAAATAAAATCGCAGCCGGCGAAGTTGTAGAACGCCCTGCCTCAGTCGTAAAGGAACTTGTTGAAAACGCCATTGATGCAAACAGCACCATCATTGAAATTGAATTGGTCGAGGCGGGACTTGGCTCGATTAGGATTGTGGACAATGGCGATGGGATATTGGCTGATGATGTAGAGGCAGCATTCAAACGTCACGCCACAAGTAAAATAAAAGATGAAAATGACTTATTCAGAATTCGAACCCTAGGTTTCCGCGGTGAAGCGATGCCTAGTATCGCTTCCGTTTCACGCTTCGAGATGAAGACGAGCACAGGAGATGGGGCAGGGACGCGCATCCTTCTCGAAGGGGGCTTGATTAGTGAACTTGAGGCTTCGTCGAGCCGTAAAGGAACGGATATCCTGGTTTCCGATTTATTTTACAATACACCTGCAAGATTGAAGTATATGAAAACCATTCATACGGAGCTTGGAAATATTACCGATGTCGCCAATAGGCTCGCCCTTTCGCACCCGGATGTTTCCATCCGCTTATCACACAATGAGAAGCGTATCCTGCATACGAATGGTAACGGTGATGTCAGGCAGGTGCTAGCGGCCATTTATGGTACGAATATCGCCAAAAAGATGATTCCGGTGCAAGCAAGCTCCCTGGACTTCACACTTTCCGGCTATATCGTGATGCCTGAGATCACCAGGGCTTCAAGGAATTATATTTCAACCATGATAAACGGCCGTTTCATCAAAAACTATGCACTTGTGAAGGCGATCCTCGATGGGTATCATACGCTGCTTCCTATTGGCCGCTTTCCGATTGCGTTATTGAATATTGAAATGGATCCGATCCTTGTCGACGTCAACGTCCATCCATCAAAAATGGAGGTAAGGCTCAGCAAGGAACAAGAATTGTACAGCTTAGTATCAGAAACGATTAAATCTGCTTTTAAAAAGCTTTCGCTCATCCCAAGCGGATATGCACCGCCTGCCCCTAAGCCGGAACAGGTTAAAAGTGAGCAAACTACGTTGGATTTGGACCATGTCGTGGAGAGCGGCAAGCGTGTTCTTGAAGAAGCGAAAAAAGAAGCGTCACTTTTGAAGGATACATTGATCCGTGAAAAGCAGGAACAAAAAAATCATGAGAATTTTATTGCAGGGTTTAATCTCGAACCAATCAAGGAACTGATCTATAGCAATGAGGATCAGCAGCAAATGGCGGACGTCTACATCCCGGTCTTGCCTGAGGGAGAAAGTAAACCATATTACGAATCGGCTGAAAAATATACCACCTACACAGTGGAGCAAGAGGCAGAAGAAGAAGAAGAAGAGGATGTACCGGCAAGCCGAGTCCCGCCGATGTATCCAATCGGGCAAATGCATGGAACGTATATTTTCGCCCAAAACGAAAATGGTTTATATATCATCGATCAGCATGCAGCCCAGGAACGGATCAAATACGAATATTTTAAAGAAAAAGTCGGACAAGTTGAAAATGAGCTCCAAGATATGCTCGTCCCGATCACACTTGAATTTTCAACAGACCAATGCATCCGGATCAATGAATATCGCCATGAGCTGGAAAAAGTCGGGGTCTATTTAGAAGAGTTTGGCTACAACGCCTATATTGTCAGGTCCCATCCGCAATGGTTCCCAAAAGGAATCGAACAGGAAATCCTGGAGGAAATGATCGAACAATTGCTGATGATGAAAAAGGTGGACATTAAAAAACTGCGCGAAGAAGCTGCCATCATGATGAGCTGCAAAGCCTCCATCAAGGCAAACCGCCACCTCCGCAATGATGAAATACAAGCACTGCTGGATGAACTAAGGCGGACGACCGATCCCTTCACATGCCCGCACGGAAGACCGATCATCATCTCCTATTCCATTTATGAAATGGAGAAAATGTTCAAAAGGGTCATGTAA
- the coaA gene encoding type I pantothenate kinase encodes MNILQSHTALNREEWAKLRNKTPLLLSKNELENVKGTNDIISLQEVEEIYLPLSRLINLKVEASRQWKAVTCSFLDEKPKKVPFVIGVAGSVAVGKSTTARVLRTLLSRWESHKKVDLVTTDGFLYSTDTLEKKGLMSRKGFPESYDTQKLIDFMVRVKSGVDKVEAPVYSHLTYDIVPDKAEIIRNPDILIVEGINVLQVKNSNPLFVSDFFDFSIYLDAEESDIKQWYIERFFLLQKTAFEDKQSYFHRYKDFSQKEAMEKATEIWADINAKNLKENILPTMRRADLILRKNHDHEIEKVYLKKF; translated from the coding sequence ATGAATATATTACAATCCCATACAGCATTAAATAGAGAAGAATGGGCTAAATTACGTAACAAAACACCGTTGTTGTTATCAAAAAATGAATTGGAGAATGTTAAAGGAACAAATGATATAATTTCTCTTCAAGAAGTGGAGGAGATTTACCTACCCTTATCACGTTTAATTAATCTAAAAGTGGAAGCATCTAGACAATGGAAGGCGGTAACCTGCTCATTTTTAGATGAAAAACCTAAAAAAGTCCCTTTTGTTATTGGTGTTGCAGGAAGTGTTGCAGTTGGGAAAAGCACCACTGCTAGAGTGTTGAGAACCCTTTTATCAAGGTGGGAAAGCCATAAAAAAGTGGATCTGGTTACAACAGACGGTTTCTTATACTCTACGGATACTTTAGAAAAAAAGGGACTGATGAGTAGAAAAGGTTTTCCAGAAAGCTATGACACCCAAAAATTAATCGATTTCATGGTTAGAGTGAAATCAGGAGTAGATAAAGTGGAAGCACCAGTATACTCTCATCTAACATATGACATAGTGCCCGACAAAGCTGAAATTATAAGAAATCCAGATATCCTTATTGTAGAGGGAATTAATGTTCTTCAAGTTAAAAATTCCAATCCTTTATTTGTAAGTGACTTTTTTGACTTTTCAATCTATCTTGACGCCGAAGAAAGTGATATAAAGCAATGGTATATCGAAAGGTTCTTTCTCCTTCAAAAGACAGCATTCGAGGATAAACAATCTTATTTTCATCGGTATAAAGATTTTTCTCAGAAAGAAGCAATGGAAAAAGCTACTGAAATATGGGCAGACATTAATGCTAAAAATTTAAAAGAAAATATACTGCCTACGATGAGAAGGGCTGATTTAATACTTAGAAAAAATCACGATCATGAAATTGAAAAAGTATATTTAAAGAAGTTCTAG
- a CDS encoding GyrI-like domain-containing protein translates to MRCFHDECYVKKYLKALTTYTAEEVIIVGDNKNIKQWKGKKLMKYEWRKKEKELYIPKRKPELVTIPEQYFFSIGGKGNPNEQEFAEKIGVLYSLAYAVRMMPKQGETPDGYFEYTVYPLEGVWDLTEAGRKLNTLDKEELLYTIMIRQPDFVTKEVVERAFEHVEKKKPHPFLNEAKFGTYEDGLTVQMLHVGPYDDEPQSFQLMKEFTENNNLERISLQHREIYLSDFRKVEPAKLKTVLRYKVKAIE, encoded by the coding sequence TTGCGTTGCTTTCATGACGAATGTTACGTTAAAAAGTACTTAAAAGCATTAACTACGTACACTGCCGAGGAGGTTATAATAGTAGGAGATAACAAAAATATCAAACAGTGGAAGGGAAAGAAATTAATGAAATACGAGTGGAGAAAAAAAGAGAAGGAATTATATATTCCAAAGAGAAAGCCTGAACTTGTCACGATTCCGGAGCAATATTTTTTCTCGATAGGAGGAAAAGGAAATCCAAATGAGCAGGAATTCGCTGAAAAGATCGGTGTTCTTTATTCATTAGCTTATGCGGTGAGAATGATGCCGAAGCAGGGGGAAACTCCCGATGGGTATTTCGAATATACTGTATATCCATTAGAAGGTGTATGGGACCTAACAGAAGCGGGCAGGAAATTAAATACATTGGATAAGGAAGAATTATTATATACGATCATGATTAGACAGCCGGACTTTGTAACAAAAGAAGTAGTAGAGAGAGCGTTTGAACATGTAGAAAAAAAGAAACCTCATCCCTTTCTAAATGAAGCGAAGTTCGGTACATATGAAGATGGTTTAACTGTCCAGATGCTTCATGTCGGTCCATATGATGACGAACCCCAAAGCTTCCAACTCATGAAAGAATTCACCGAAAATAATAATCTGGAACGAATTTCATTACAACATAGAGAAATATATCTTTCTGATTTCAGGAAAGTTGAACCTGCAAAATTAAAAACTGTGTTGCGATATAAGGTTAAGGCGATTGAATGA
- a CDS encoding Zn-dependent hydrolase — MRLVERIEKQINDLSRFTATPGKGTTRLTYSKEDLLTRNYIKDKMMEYELTVREDGLGNIFGKLADTVKDAPSVLIGSHFDSVPNGGAYDGPAGVIVALEVAALFAENRLRPIYPLEIVALIEEEGSRFGGGLMGSRGMAGSLSEEDFKSLKDEDGITTIEAMSKIGLDSSLPKKRAARTIKTFLELHIEQGPILEEKNIPIGVVEAIVGITQLEVTVEGKAGHAGTTPMDRRTDALVTTANIISRLPDLAIEEGEGTVITTGRLHVFPNGANVIPDKVVFSVDIRSGKEEHISRVIKKVHELIDSYQDQGFQTKAEQLLYMPPKILNEEIGALLKEKCADLGIPYCSINSGAGHDAMVFSDVTDVGMLFVPSKAGLSHCPEEYSDARHLANGVQIFYEVAKRLTEVE; from the coding sequence GTGAGACTTGTTGAACGTATAGAAAAGCAAATAAATGATTTGAGCAGATTTACAGCAACACCAGGAAAAGGGACTACCCGGCTAACGTATAGCAAGGAAGACTTGCTTACCCGGAATTATATTAAAGATAAAATGATGGAGTATGAATTAACGGTTCGGGAAGATGGCCTTGGGAATATTTTTGGAAAGCTTGCCGACACTGTGAAAGATGCTCCGAGCGTTCTGATCGGTTCACATTTTGATTCCGTCCCAAATGGCGGTGCGTATGACGGGCCAGCTGGCGTAATAGTCGCTCTTGAAGTGGCAGCCCTTTTTGCCGAAAATCGATTGAGACCTATATATCCATTGGAAATCGTTGCTCTCATTGAAGAAGAAGGTTCTCGTTTTGGCGGTGGGCTAATGGGGTCGAGAGGAATGGCTGGCTCGCTTAGTGAGGAAGATTTTAAAAGCTTGAAGGACGAAGATGGTATCACAACCATAGAAGCGATGTCGAAGATTGGACTGGATAGTTCGCTTCCGAAAAAGAGAGCAGCCAGGACTATAAAAACATTTCTCGAATTGCATATCGAGCAGGGCCCCATTCTTGAAGAGAAGAATATTCCCATTGGGGTCGTAGAAGCCATCGTTGGCATAACGCAACTGGAAGTAACGGTGGAAGGGAAGGCAGGACATGCAGGCACTACCCCGATGGATCGCCGTACAGATGCATTGGTTACGACCGCCAACATCATTTCCCGCTTACCGGACTTAGCAATTGAAGAGGGAGAAGGGACGGTCATCACGACGGGCCGCCTTCATGTTTTTCCAAATGGAGCCAACGTGATTCCCGATAAAGTGGTATTTTCAGTGGACATTCGATCTGGCAAGGAAGAACATATTTCCCGTGTCATCAAAAAAGTACATGAATTAATTGATTCCTATCAAGATCAGGGCTTCCAAACAAAAGCTGAACAGCTTTTATATATGCCGCCTAAAATCTTGAATGAAGAGATTGGAGCTTTGCTAAAAGAGAAATGTGCCGATTTAGGAATTCCATACTGCTCGATTAACAGCGGAGCAGGCCATGATGCGATGGTTTTTTCCGATGTGACTGATGTCGGCATGCTCTTTGTTCCAAGTAAAGCAGGATTAAGTCATTGTCCTGAGGAATATTCTGATGCACGTCATTTGGCAAATGGTGTGCAAATATTTTACGAAGTGGCCAAACGATTAACGGAGGTAGAATGA
- a CDS encoding amidohydrolase: protein MINQAIKAAIQEYGAELTEIRRKLHSEPELSWEEVKTTAYVCEYLEKLGITYRKTEPTGVIAEIKGGKSGNTVALRADMDALSVEQLNKALPYASKEAGKMHACGHDAHTAMLLVAAKALNAVKEDLPGNVRLIFQPAEEVAAGAKELVKQGAVEGVDNVFGIHIWSQMPTSKVACTQGPSFASADIFTVKFKGRGGHGAMPQECIDATIVASSFVMNVQSVVSRTVDPQLPAVLTVGKMDVGTRFNVIAENAVIEGTVRCFDPQIRDHIEKQLQIYAENVANIYGADAEVEYYRGTQAVINDESSAKLVQKVAGAAFGEDVLYNEKPTMGGEDFSFYLDEVPGSFALVGAGNAEKDTQWAHHHGNFNIDEDALATGAELYAQYAWAYLTEGTENIG from the coding sequence ATGATCAATCAAGCAATAAAAGCAGCTATTCAAGAATACGGTGCAGAATTAACGGAAATACGCAGAAAACTTCATAGCGAACCGGAGTTATCTTGGGAGGAAGTAAAAACAACTGCATATGTTTGCGAATACCTTGAAAAATTAGGAATCACTTACCGTAAAACGGAACCAACAGGCGTTATTGCGGAAATTAAAGGTGGAAAATCAGGAAATACGGTAGCTTTAAGAGCGGATATGGATGCACTTTCCGTTGAACAGTTAAATAAAGCTTTGCCGTATGCTTCAAAAGAAGCGGGGAAAATGCATGCATGCGGCCATGATGCACACACAGCCATGCTGTTGGTTGCTGCGAAGGCCCTGAATGCAGTTAAAGAGGATTTACCTGGAAATGTCCGATTGATCTTTCAGCCAGCCGAAGAAGTGGCAGCAGGAGCAAAGGAATTGGTCAAACAAGGGGCAGTCGAAGGTGTCGATAATGTATTTGGCATTCATATTTGGTCGCAAATGCCAACAAGCAAGGTCGCCTGCACTCAAGGTCCTTCATTCGCTTCAGCAGACATCTTTACAGTAAAGTTTAAAGGCAGAGGTGGGCATGGAGCAATGCCGCAGGAATGTATCGATGCAACCATCGTTGCTTCTTCATTCGTCATGAATGTTCAGTCTGTCGTATCAAGGACGGTAGACCCACAACTTCCCGCTGTTTTGACTGTCGGTAAAATGGACGTTGGCACCCGATTCAATGTCATCGCAGAAAATGCCGTTATCGAAGGGACTGTCCGTTGCTTTGATCCGCAGATACGTGATCATATTGAAAAACAGCTTCAAATTTATGCTGAAAATGTTGCTAATATTTATGGGGCGGATGCGGAGGTTGAGTACTATCGAGGCACGCAAGCTGTCATCAATGATGAATCCAGTGCAAAGCTAGTGCAAAAAGTGGCAGGCGCTGCGTTCGGAGAAGACGTCTTATATAATGAAAAGCCCACAATGGGCGGGGAAGACTTTAGCTTCTATTTAGATGAAGTACCTGGAAGCTTCGCATTGGTTGGCGCAGGGAATGCCGAAAAAGATACGCAATGGGCCCACCATCACGGGAATTTCAATATCGATGAGGATGCGCTGGCTACAGGTGCAGAGCTTTATGCACAATATGCATGGGCATATCTGACTGAAGGAACTGAAAATATAGGCTAA
- a CDS encoding GntR family transcriptional regulator gives MAKGSLKDDVRHVLREDIISNKLKPGQRIVETEIAKNMGISQVPVREALRGLEEEGLVKSIKYRGPFVTEINVSEMYHIFLLRSEVEENALSHILPNITKRNIGELYDIIDKMALINKMDNYSAQSALDLEFHYTIIKWSNIDIYRRIWKTLDGHIRRFIMFMHPMIENKQKEVYNDHLNLVKVLESKNIEKARTAFKNHIMEYFLENKELIEQISNDK, from the coding sequence ATGGCAAAAGGATCATTAAAGGACGACGTAAGGCATGTATTGAGAGAAGACATAATTTCCAATAAACTCAAGCCAGGTCAAAGAATAGTAGAAACGGAAATAGCAAAGAACATGGGTATCAGTCAAGTTCCCGTCCGAGAAGCTTTAAGAGGCTTAGAGGAAGAAGGTCTTGTTAAGTCAATAAAATACAGAGGACCATTCGTAACCGAGATTAATGTGTCGGAGATGTATCATATATTTTTGCTGCGTTCAGAAGTTGAAGAAAATGCTTTATCGCATATATTACCGAACATAACCAAACGAAATATAGGCGAACTATACGATATTATAGATAAAATGGCATTAATAAATAAAATGGATAACTACTCTGCCCAGTCGGCTTTAGATTTAGAATTTCATTATACAATTATTAAATGGTCAAATATCGATATTTATAGGAGAATATGGAAAACTCTTGATGGACATATCCGGAGATTTATTATGTTCATGCATCCCATGATTGAAAATAAACAGAAAGAAGTTTATAATGATCACCTTAATCTTGTAAAAGTTTTAGAGTCTAAAAACATAGAGAAGGCAAGAACTGCCTTTAAAAATCATATCATGGAATATTTTCTTGAAAACAAGGAACTGATAGAACAAATATCTAATGATAAATGA
- a CDS encoding mandelate racemase/muconate lactonizing enzyme family protein, which translates to MMKIIDVRTAVVEANFDWTYVRVYTDKGTFGTGECFFAPGLTNIIEDLKQVIIGKDPRNIERLFVELQHATSGAGSIAGFAINAITGIESALWDLKGKELGVPIYQLLGGKYRDKIRIYCDAHGGDDLESLNNVLRPRQTKWMTELGVRMEHENPDNAIRFFGSDNLDNYTPEAYAKQARETVAKGFNVMKFDVDVPSKFTMDDYNRALHNMEIKQMVGFVEAIRKEVGWDIDIAIDCHWRYNPNDALRLAWELEPYGLLWLEDPTPPENLKALCQVTKNTKTPIASGENLYLRHAFREVLESGAMNIIAPDFQKVGGIWEAKRISDMAENYFVGVVPHNIASPIGTLASVHVAAASLGFIALEYHADSVPFWNDLLMHEGEPLIQNGYIKVPEGPGLGYELNEIAAKKYAKEGELFFGEVLEKVKNK; encoded by the coding sequence ATGATGAAGATTATTGATGTTCGTACAGCTGTAGTAGAAGCTAACTTTGATTGGACTTATGTACGCGTTTACACTGATAAAGGTACATTTGGTACTGGCGAGTGTTTTTTTGCTCCTGGACTAACCAATATCATTGAAGATCTTAAACAAGTTATTATCGGGAAAGACCCACGCAATATCGAGCGCTTGTTCGTAGAGTTACAACATGCTACTTCTGGAGCAGGATCTATTGCCGGATTTGCCATTAATGCTATCACTGGTATTGAATCCGCGTTATGGGATTTGAAAGGAAAAGAGTTAGGTGTACCTATTTATCAATTATTAGGCGGAAAATACCGTGATAAAATCCGGATCTATTGCGACGCTCATGGTGGAGATGACCTTGAATCTTTGAATAATGTGTTACGACCGAGACAAACAAAATGGATGACAGAACTAGGAGTTCGAATGGAACATGAAAACCCTGATAACGCTATTCGTTTCTTTGGAAGTGATAATTTGGACAACTATACCCCGGAAGCCTATGCGAAACAAGCTCGTGAAACCGTTGCTAAAGGATTTAATGTAATGAAATTCGACGTTGATGTCCCATCAAAATTTACAATGGATGATTACAACCGTGCACTTCATAATATGGAGATTAAACAAATGGTTGGCTTTGTAGAAGCAATCCGCAAAGAAGTAGGTTGGGACATTGATATTGCAATCGACTGCCATTGGCGTTATAACCCAAATGATGCGTTGCGTTTAGCATGGGAATTAGAACCATACGGCTTATTGTGGCTAGAAGATCCAACTCCTCCAGAAAATTTAAAGGCACTGTGTCAAGTTACTAAAAATACGAAAACGCCTATAGCTAGTGGTGAAAACCTATATTTACGCCATGCTTTCCGTGAAGTGCTGGAATCCGGGGCAATGAACATCATAGCTCCTGATTTTCAAAAAGTCGGTGGAATTTGGGAAGCCAAAAGAATTTCAGATATGGCAGAAAATTACTTTGTCGGTGTTGTGCCACATAACATTGCCAGTCCCATCGGTACATTGGCCTCTGTTCACGTAGCTGCTGCAAGTTTAGGATTCATCGCCTTGGAGTATCATGCTGATAGTGTGCCATTCTGGAACGATTTACTTATGCATGAAGGAGAACCCCTTATTCAAAATGGTTATATCAAGGTTCCGGAAGGTCCGGGGCTTGGGTACGAATTAAATGAAATCGCTGCAAAGAAATACGCAAAAGAAGGAGAACTTTTCTTTGGCGAGGTCTTAGAGAAAGTTAAGAACAAATAA